CCTTGTTAACCACTTGAGAAATGTATCCTGAAGCAGAAGCTGTTACTCTTGTATTGTTGGCGTTACAGGAAATGATCTCGGTCCCGTGAGTGTAAGACGATAACTATGCCTGGCATTATGTGAACGCCCAAGTTATACATGGAAACTCCCTCAAATTTAACACTGCACAGTGACAGCAGAGCTCATCCATAAAGTTAGTCAGAAAGGGATGTTCAGTTATTACGGGGAGTTTTTGTGATATGTTCCTGGAGTGAAGTGACCTAGCAGAATAAACATACTGAGCATCTgagatttaggtcagtggtatTCACACTGGATGATAGTGAAAAGTACTGCTGTCTGTGTAACTTCTTTAACAGTAATTTTAAGTACTCACGAGTGATTTGAATCCCCACTTTTAGCTGCTATCATCGTTACAGACAGCTGTTGGACTGTGGCCTACATCAAATCAAAGAGCAAAAGCTCACATAGGTATCTAGGTTTCTATTTGTGGGTCATTGCTATGATACAGCTTGCAGAGTCCAAATTTATGTATTTGGGTCACAACATTATCCCCCTCCTGCACCCTGTCATATGACACCAAACCCGTGATGAACCACACCAGTGCTTTCCAACACAGAGCTGGGCTTCTGGCTGAACTGGTTCAACCTATGAGGAATGTGTTTGTGCAAGTCTGCTGTACTTTGCCCAACCCCTTGCTTGGAATAATTATGGACCGTTCCAGGAAAAACAATCTTAAGCAGGAAACAGGCCCAGCTCAGTGCTATGAAAGCTCACACTATTAtcacatgaaatgaaaatgctCATGACTCCGGACAACAAACCTGATGGTGGCACTTTTTAGAGGTACCcacatttgaattgaattggcCGATTTGATGACGTCAATACATGTGAATGAGTCAAAGGTGAGAGGTGTTTAATGTCAATGTGACTCTTATCACTGATGGACTCTGATCAGGgtcattgtgttttctttgcaaGGGTAAGTTGAACTGTTTTGGGCGGGACGTCCAGTTCCACGTCAACACTTTCCACAACAAACACGTTCCACTGGTTTCACCAGAGCTTCCTGAAAGAGTTGGGTAAAAAAACccattccttttctttttcctgttggCAGCAAAATAACAGTTGAAAGGTTTACCACCCCAGAATATTCGTATATGAAGAAAATATCCATTTATcatgatgttttcttttcttttcaccaaCAGAATGGATCTTGTGAAACATACCGGTGGCTGCCACTGTGGGGCTGTTAGGTTTGAAGTCTGGAGTTGTCCAGACCTCCATGTTTTTGATTGCAAGTACGGATATTAAACTCAATCATACGTAGTTCAAGATGTTTAATCATCTGAgattataaatgtttatattacaAAGGTAACACGAttgtaaaatacattattttaaattaattatggtacaaaaaatatatttctaaattTGGGTAAAAAAGCATTAAGCCCTACacatatttaaagatatttcaaTGATCAGTACACTTTTTAGCAAACAAAACtgatgtgtgtctttttttccagctgcagcatttgcacaaaaaaacagaaccaTCATTTCATCGTCCCAAAGAAAAACTTCACACTCCTGCAGGTAGGAAACTCTGCTTCTAGCAACATTTTTTCATGTGATTGATCTTAAAAACTCCTCAGagcattttaaacaaatgttttgttctcttctctctttctctaggGGTCAGATAATCTTACCACATACACGTTTAACAGTCACGTTGCGAAACACACCTTCTGTAAAACCTGTGGGGTTCAAAGTTTCTACAGTCCACGCTCCAACCCTGATGGCTTCGGTATGACCGCTAACTGCTGACACAAGACAGTCACACCGTTCTCATGTGTTGTAAACTTGTTTCATCGTCCTGCTGTGTTTACTCCAAACTCTTTCAGCTTTGCTCTTTAATGCCCTACATTTATAGTTTATGTAGACAACATGAATATCATGTTTACAGTAAGGGTTAGATGATATTTATTGAAATTGTGATATCAGGAAACCCGTATTTTGCATTACTGAACAGCCATTTTGTCATTGAAATTTGCTGTAGACAAATGGCTGCTCTGTACATACGCGTACCATTGACCTGTCCCTTGTTGCTTCCTCCCCAGGTGTTGCTCCACACTGTTTGGATCCAGGTACTGTTCGAAGTGTCACAGTGGAGAAGTTTTGTGGGGATAAGTGGGAGGAAAGCATGCAAGCTCACCAGACCATCAGAGACATGTCTAGACATGCAGCAGAGGCACAGctgacagaaacaaaacacCACCACTGATACCAGAATCAAGCTTTTATTTCAATCAGCAGTATATCAGAAATACTATACAATATTTTCAACAATCTTTGCAATAAtaaaatgaagagaagaaaaactatAACCATTGGAGACATTCACATTCTTAGTGTTTTAATTATATACAGTGCTATGACTCAAAACAGTAAAGATGTTTCTGTTGCGAAAAAGGCATCAGAAGTTACTAATATTGTCAAATATGGTTTCAAATCATCATTATGGAAAGTGCTTAACATATTCAGGCAACTTTAGCTTAAAAAAGGTATCACAGGAGTCTTTATTTAATGTGCGCAAATCCGCTCATCAGATTTGTAAACAGCTGGTAAATTCACCCCTACCACTGTATTCAAGTAGCTAATGATCAGTGCTTCTGGATGAAATGAACTTTCAGTAGATCTTTAGGTTCTTTGGTCCCTGTGGGATTAATTGGAATGTGTTAATGTACATGTAGCGCGATAAGCTGATGTACAGGTAACGAAACCACAGGAGTTGAGAGCGATGACAAAGCATGGCGGCCTGGCAAAGAAAACAGGGTGATTATATGTTTTTGTAGGAACTCAATGTACAGAGTGTCAAAGTCTAATGATTACTGTagatttttatctttataataTTAGCTTGAGTCCAAGATGAGACATAGTTTCAAACCTTGACACCTCACttttaacactcctgttgtccttgtatccattttgacccgggaggacaacgggtgttaactcaaaaatgattgaccataatttcagaaaaatgtgtgtaaaagaattgggtgataatttataaatttatatgctttataaacagtcaaaccagaccagaTCAATTTTGACACAGGtggacaaaagttgcacagtggatgggaagacaacaggagggttaactgaaTCTCTGCTCTTTTGCTTCTTCAGCACATGTACGTACCCTTGTTTCAATGTGCTAAAAACACGTGCATAATCTAATAGTGGACAGTGACGTGTCTCGCCAACAAACTGTCTATTTCAAGGCTTACTTTGGCTTGCCTGAAGCCCTCTGAGCCAACAATGCAGCAGAGACAGGAGGGCAGCAGCCAGCTGAGGGGAAGCTCCAAGAAGGAGATGTATTTCCTCAGGAGGCCAACAGTCACCAAGGAGAGCAAACAGCAGTCTGGGAGAGCAGACAGAGACCCAGTTAGTGGTTAATGTTCACAGCAGCAGACAGTTAACTAGGCCAGAGTCTAAGCTGCACACTGTGTCTGGTGCTACTGTAAGGGACTTGACATATAACTAGTAAAACTAGGTAACccattgcaaaaaaaacccacattgtATTACCAAGCACAGACTTTGATTTTACTAACATTTTCTACAATCTTGTCATGCAACAGGAGTTTGTGGGGCACAAGAGGCTTTAATCTGTTGGCAATGAATAGGGAGTCTTGCTGTACAGCCAGATGAAGAGGCTTTACAATTACAGTGAGCCTAATTCTCTCCAAACTCCTCTGAAGGCCACAGTAAGACTAGTCCCACAGGTGAGGTGTGAACGCCAGGTAATAAATAACCTGTGAGCATTATTGACGACACCCCTGCTGTTTTCACAATCATTCACTGAAGACTTAAAGAGGCCAAGGCAGGCTGGCTCATGTCGCCCTAAATAAAGAGTGCTTTCGTTGTGGCCTCGGGATTGGGATGGTTATGTCTTTCCTGCTATTCTGCAGCCCTGTGCGTGCTTTTAGATCTCATATATGATTAACTATGTGGGCCTGCGGCGCTTGTTTCTTATCATGCTGCCTATTCAAACTTTAATGTGGGTGTGCTCAGAGGACTGGCATGTTTACCAAACGAGCCCTGTTACAACATGTTGCCCCTTCTCTGCCCTACTTTTCCTTTGCtatcctgtttttaaaaaaaactgcatgagACACAACCttacaaaaacaccacaaaataaGATTTCATTAATTCTGCAGTTTCTAGGATGACATTTAGGGATTCATTTGCATACATTTTGATTATGCCTGGACAGTAAAGATGCCTGCACAGAAAAGAAGGAATATCTGGCAGTATGAAACAACGGACATTTGTTCTTATGTAGTTTGAGGCCGGCGACACAGTTGAGATCAAAACAATAGCATTGCGAATGGTGTTTCAAATATCCAGCTGGCCTCCTGCTGCCACCAGCAGACCAAAACGTATAGAGACAGAAGACTCATGCAGCCTTTTTGAACAGAAGAGGGCGCTGCACATTAACAAAATACCTCATCTGAGCCTTTATTCGCCAGTACTTTCCAGGGTTCTCAATGTGGAAAATGcaaactgggggggggggggttatcaTGTGAGGAAGTCATTTCTGTCTTGTCTGATTTTTGAAGCTATTTGTATCTTCGATGTGAAGTGATACCTAAAGATGAATAGTTAATAAGGCCTTAGTTCAGTGTGTGTACTCATTGTCATCATTCCTCATTTGCAGATACAGTCAAACCAGCAAAACCAGTTATCTGCTGTTGATGACTTGACTGTTTCTACTGGAGCAAAGGTCACTTTACTTTTTACAAACAACTTTTCTGAGAGTGACTTGCAAATCTACCTACAGTGTCCTGTGATGCTGTAAtcacaaaattataaaaaaggGTTAGTTTGTGTCGAACCTACCGTCGGGTATCTGTCCAGTTATAGCGAGGTGGCTGCAGGTGGAGAAAGGAATAATGTTAAACATTGGTACACATTGTTATTGAAGAGATGATACATCTTACCGACATCTTACTGGCAATCTTGACCCAAAAAatagtgtcagtgtgtgatatTTAGAATTGCCAATATCTGGTGGTAGCAAAGTCAAGATTTCCACAAACGTGTATCTCACAATAGCTGTGAACAATGACAAAGCTAAACCCAACTGCAGACTCTTGATATTTAGAGAACTGTGAAACTGGCCCTTCTGGCTTCAGTCTAATGGGAATCATGAGATGTGATTTGCAGAGCTTGTATCTTATCAACAGTTGAGGCCCAAAGATTGACAGAGAACTATACAGTCTCATGGGAGGCAGAACAATCATGACTAATACGGTAAACAATTAAGGCATCAGTGCAATATGGGGACAGCAATGTAATCTTCACTTTGCAAAacaaactctttaaaaaaaaaaaccccaaaagtcTGATGCAACAGGCTTGGTTGGCCTCTCCAAAACCAGAGCTGCCCTCCCACCCCACCACTTCGGGGACAGGATTTACTGCCGCTCTCCAGGGGCTGTGTTTGGATGACCTCTTAGCTATATGTAACATACTAGTTCGGaaaaacatggtgtgtgtgtgtgtttatgtgtgcttgTGCGTGTGTCTGTTGGTGCGCGCGCGCCTTTGTGGGGAAATATTTTGGAGAGTTGGATGTTGATGTGTGTCTGAAGTGTTGTGCATGTTCCTGGAAGGAGTTTTACGACTGTGGACTGGGCAAGCTGCtgcgtttttttttaaagaaaatctgtttttctgatgGCCAAGCCTTAAAATGCAGTCTGTACCTGACAGCTTTATAGATGGCTGTGTGATTGGCATGGCCGCTCACTCCTCTTCCATCGAAGGTCAGCAcctgaaacaacaaaatatctCACTGTGTGGGTGAAAAGCCAGAATCTGGATATCTTAAAGTGAGCAAAggcaaaaacagagagagagatttgtcTTGGGTTAGTGGAAGGctttctgtgtctgactgtggAGCTGCTTGGCAGCTGACAACTGATATTTAAAAGCCTTTTTCTGTGTGCATGCTTGCTCACCAGAGGAaacaagtgagaaaaaaaaaatcaggtcaaagggaaagaaaaaatgcTTGACTAAAGATTTGGCATTTGCTATGCTAAGGCTTATTTTACCATGACTTTGCCTTTGCAATAAAGCATATCCCAACTTGAAAACTATGAGTCTATCGTTCTTGCTGCCTTATATACAGAAAAACAAGGTATAGTGAAGACTGAGGGAGGTTAAAGAAACAGCATTATTCTGTTTAagagtatgaaaatgaattaCTTCTCAGATCCAGTTGTTGTTGTCACGTCCGTGCGTTTTTTTCCAGCTTATATTTGTTAGAGGATGTTTATGTGTGACTGACATGATTCTCTAGCCTACTTTTTGCTAGTGAGCCTGACAGGATGGGAGGAGATGGTGTACTTGTTTGTCGTCTTTGATACCAAAAGGAGATCAGCAAATATAAGATAGGAGAAGTACTGACTTCACTTCTCAATCATCTGTAAGGAACTGTGGAGTTTTATAGCTGTACTGTTGGTCGGAGCCCATTCACTATTTTTAACCTTGCTCGGATAAACtggttaaaataaatctttaaatttgCAACATTCCCATTAGCTAATAGTGCGGAACTTGCACTGGGGCTGATAAGAATCTCTCTGTAAACACAGAAATTGAATCCAATCCATCCTTTCTACTGCAGCACGGGGCCACTTCCCCTGGCTTTTTCGAGAGGCTCAAAATAAAGTCTGGGTTTGAACAAAAAGAACAGGCAGCTGACAGGATTATTACACAGACTGCGGTGAAACTGGGATAATGAGTTAGGAAACTGTGGTGCCAAAACATACggtaaacacaaaacaaaacaatacgcAGATTTCTTACACACAATGGCAGGGAAATTGTGTGTCAAcgtcaaacaggaaatgacagaaaagccactgctttgaaaaaaagcacagagcGGAGCGTACCATGTTGACAGAGAGAGCTCTTATGTGTTTCGCAATAACAGAGGAGACCAAGGAGACGCTCCATTCTGCTTTGGGATCATCTGGAAGATTTctggaggggaaaaagaaagaaagggactCTTGATTATCTGCACAGTTAGAGTAATATTACAGCAGTGTTTCACAGAGATACAGCAGTGCATCGTGTCTGCATTGTGACCTCGCTCGAACTGAAATCGTGCAACACAACAGAAACCAGCTGGATGTTTCTGAAGCCGAGCAGTCTTATTCCATTCCCATCAGCAGATATCTGCGCAGTGTAGCTTTGACCCAGCATTTGCAAGAGGGCGAGGGAGTGCTGGGAAGCGCGGAGGTTAAGGGTGGAGACAACACAGAGCGCACATCAAACATGCAAACCCAATATCTCGGCCTACTAAACATGCATATAATCCCTTTTTGgcaagaataaaagaaaaattcaaCCCCCTCAGTTTATAATTAAAACTTTGCTCTTTGGTTGTTCAACTTTCACCCTGAACTCAAGAGAAATCATCCAGCTGGTCCGGTTCacacagttcacacacacaactaaaaCAAAGTCCTAAGTGTTTCAATTCAAGTGGAACAAATCTATTTTTCTCTCCAGCTATCGTTTCTCTGCTCTATGTTgatcagaaacacaacagacaaGGGAGAGTGACATCACTGGATGCAGATGGACTAATGCTAAACTGTTGGGGTGCAGTGTTGACAAGATAAGGAGAAAGATCAATGGCGTGACGTGTTGTTGTACACTTGGACATGGGTGGCGCGAGTGTCAGTGCTAGCGTGCATGTGTACGTATATGTAAGTGCATGAAGTAGGGGTAGGAATGGGGAGTGGATGGGGGGGCGTGACAACTGTTGTTCCCCTCCCCTTAGTTGCAAACAATAAGCCATGACAGTCAAGCTTGTTGAGGGAAGTGATGGATTATGGCCACAAATCTATTGGGTGCCCGTGATGTGAGGGTCAGGCTTTGGTGTAAGGGGTGAGGTGTCGGGGTCGGCTATGTTAAAAGGGAGGATGGGCGGAGGGTCGGGGGTTCAGAGATAGTTTAAAACTGTCTGTCATCGAGTGAATGCACTGCTGTGACACTCTGATACCAGTGACCTACATATCATACGGGTATTGCAGGGCTAAGCGATATGGCTAAACATTACAACAACAATTATTCACCAAACTCTTTACCATTCATGATTttaactccccccccccccccaccccccccccccccttcctattaaaaacaaaaagaacgaATGAGACTATATACTATCAACTTATCAAATAGTCTGCCTATGTGTGCAATAACAGGTGCTCAAGAATAACAAATCACTGCTGTTACATTGAGTTTGTCTTTTGGTGAAATTCTGTTTGTTGGATCAGGACAGCACTCTGAAATTGTATCTTACCTAAACCGATGTTAAATTCAGTCTCTGTTAATAAAACACTGATCTGATGTCCTCATTTCTATCTGCTTTAGACTATTAAAAAATAAGTTGAGGATTTAGTGAGAATTCAGCCAAATTGCATGAATATTAACTACCATTATATCATGCTGCGTTCACAGCTCGGCTCCCCTGTAGCTCTATCTGTGCCGTTAATGTTACATGCTTTTCCCACTgttgcatttattcatttattattttagacATTTCGCCTTGCCAACCGTAACTAAGCAAAAGCCtacagggagggaggaagaaaaatgaacaaaagatATAAGACACCTGACCTTTCTGAGGCAGGATGCAGGCTGAGTGTCAGCTTCGCCATGGCAACGGTGCAAAATGTCCTCAAGTAACCTCCCCAGCTCCCCTTTGTAGCTTTGCATGTGGATGTCTAATTGCTTGCAGGCATCTGTATGCAGTTGCTGAACTTTGGCCCAGTAAGgggattctgtgtgtgtgtatgtgtgagagagggagtgtgtgagtcagggaaacagagagagagagatggagagagagagagagggagggagagatagagagagaaatagagagaga
This Scomber scombrus chromosome 14, fScoSco1.1, whole genome shotgun sequence DNA region includes the following protein-coding sequences:
- the cenpv gene encoding centromere protein V isoform X1 → MMFSFLFTNRMDLVKHTGGCHCGAVRFEVWSCPDLHVFDCNCSICTKKQNHHFIVPKKNFTLLQGSDNLTTYTFNSHVAKHTFCKTCGVQSFYSPRSNPDGFGVAPHCLDPGTVRSVTVEKFCGDKWEESMQAHQTIRDMSRHAAEAQLTETKHHH
- the cenpv gene encoding centromere protein V isoform X2; amino-acid sequence: MDLVKHTGGCHCGAVRFEVWSCPDLHVFDCNCSICTKKQNHHFIVPKKNFTLLQGSDNLTTYTFNSHVAKHTFCKTCGVQSFYSPRSNPDGFGVAPHCLDPGTVRSVTVEKFCGDKWEESMQAHQTIRDMSRHAAEAQLTETKHHH
- the pigl gene encoding N-acetylglucosaminyl-phosphatidylinositol de-N-acetylase translates to MGIYLAALILLSFLLWIKSIFHRHRLTLLKSLKRVTNMTSETDGADVTALLVTAHPDDECMFFAPTVIRLVELKARVHVLCLSEGNYYNQGARRKQELLDSCAVLGIPASRVTITDHKNLPDDPKAEWSVSLVSSVIAKHIRALSVNMVLTFDGRGVSGHANHTAIYKAVSHLAITGQIPDDCCLLSLVTVGLLRKYISFLELPLSWLLPSCLCCIVGSEGFRQAKAAMLCHRSQLLWFRYLYISLSRYMYINTFQLIPQGPKNLKIY